A region from the Coffea eugenioides isolate CCC68of chromosome 9, Ceug_1.0, whole genome shotgun sequence genome encodes:
- the LOC113783010 gene encoding glutathione transferase GST 23-like, whose translation MAEEVKLFRTWSSPYALRIVWALKLKGIEYETIFEDLTNKSPSLLQYNPTHGKVPVLVHDGKPVCESLVILEYVDETWKHNPLLPQDPYEKSMARFWANFGDDKLMKSIWQLFIAHEKDQDVAAVAALENLKIVEEQLKGKKFFHGETIGYLDLAFGWIANLVSILEEIMSLKLVDGERFPHLSSWIQHFIDAPVIRDCWPPRDKMIIKFQVMRENYLAAATPK comes from the exons ATGGCAGAAGAAGTGAAGCTTTTCAGGACATGGTCCAGCCCGTATGCTTTGAGGATTGTCTGGGCACTGAAGCTTAAGGGGATAGAGTATGAGACCATCTTTGAGGATCTTACCAACAAGAGCCCTTCACTTCTCCAGTATAACCCTACTCATGGAAAGGTGCCCGTGCTCGTGCATGATGGTAAACCAGTCTGTGAATCTCTTGTGATTCTCGAGTACGTTGACGAGACATGGAAGCATAATCCTCTCCTACCTCAAGATCCTTATGAGAAATCCATGGCACGATTCTGGGCGAATTTTGGAGATGATAAG CTCATGAAATCAATATGGCAACTTTTCATTGCACATGAGAAAGATCAAGATGTAGCAGCAGTTGCAGCACTGGAGAATCTAAAAATTGTTGAAGAGcaactaaaaggaaagaaattcttTCACGGAGAGACAATTGGGTACCTTGATCTCGCATTTGGTTGGATCGCTAACTTAGTTAGCATTCTAGAAGAAATAATGAGTCTAAAGTTGGTAGATGGAGAGAGATTCCCTCACTTGTCATCCTGGATCCAACATTTCATAGATGCTCCTGTAATTAGAGACTGCTGGCCACCTCGAGACAAAATGATCATCAAGTTCCAAGTTATGCGCGAGAACTATCTTGCAGCAGCAACACCCAAGTGA
- the LOC113783716 gene encoding pentatricopeptide repeat-containing protein At3g03580-like — protein MTHNGLYSAALDFYTQMRELRIVPDNYTLPSVINSCANLLDFETAKLVHDHVLEVDFGSDLYICNALIDMYSRLDRARNVLDGMSKRDLITWNSLISGYSSNGCWDEALEFFYKLRMVGLIPDCFTVSSVLPACGGLMEVVKGQLIHGLVEKIGVMRDVIVSNGLLSMYFKFDKLVDCEKVFTKMDVRDTVTWNTMICGFFHSSLYEESIRLFFQMVHDFEPDITLSSVLQACGHVRDLKSGRSVHDYMVKNGYTDGITANNLLINMYTKCGELLASREVFDSMKSRDLVSWNSMISGYAENEFYEEAIELFNMMKMELEPDSITYVILLTLCTQYTNRYFATQLHCTLLKQGFDSIITVGNSLIDMYATVGELDNSLKQFENMEARDVVTWNTIIAACGHCEDCSLGLRMISRIWTEGITFEVPTLLSTLSSCSFLGAKRQANELHGCIFRLGLESDVSIGNAVIEMYSKSGILWYSMRVFKLMKTKDVISWTALISAYGMYGEGMEALKVFQRMKKVGIAPDHVVFVAILFEFSHSGLVQEGWDCFYQMKNDYSIEPRKEHYACMVDLLSRSGLLAEAEDFILSMPQKPDASIWGALLSACRCSGDIKIAERVSKRLLELNSDDPGYHVLASNVYAALGKWDKVKMIRKSLRARGLKKQPGFSWLEIQNRVYIFGTGHRFFEQYKELHDFLVVLSDLMPKEGYVADLRFALHDVEDDEKVEMLCGHSERLAIAFGVLNTEPGSPLQIMKNLRVCGDCHTATKYISKILQRVILVRDANRFHLFKDGTCSCGDHW, from the coding sequence GACCCATAATGGGTTATACTCTGCAGCACTAGATTTTTACACCCAGATGCGGGAATTAAGGATTGTGCCTGATAATTATACCCTTCCTTCGGTTATTAATTCGTGTGCGAATTTGTTGGATTTTGAGACGGCAAAACTTGTTCATGATCATGTTTTAGAGGTGGATTTTGGTTCAGATTTGTATATATGCAATGCTTTGATAGATATGTATTCGCGGCTGGATAGAGCAAGGAATGTGCTTGATGGAATGTCTAAAAGAGATTTGATTACCTGGAATAGTTTGATTTCTGGGTATAGTTCAAATGGGTGTTGGGATGAAGCATTGGAATTCTTTTATAAGTTGAGAATGGTTGGTTTGATACCGGATTGCTTTACTGTGTCGAGTGTTTTACCAGCATGTGGTGGCTTAATGGAGGTTGTGAAGGGTCAACTAATTCACGGTTTAGTGGAGAAGATTGGTGTTATGAGAGACGTCATTGTGAGTAATGGTTTGCTTTCTATGTACTTTAAATTCGATAAGTTAGTCGATTGTGAAAAAGTTTTTACTAAGATGGATGTTAGAGATACAGTCACTTGGAATACTATGATCTGTGGGTTCTTTCATTCTTCCTTGTACGAAGAATCAATCAGGTTGTTTTTTCAAATGGTGCATGATTTTGAACCTGATATAACACTTTCATCTGTTTTGCAAGCTTGTGGTCATGTCAGGGACTTGAAGTCCGGAAGATCAGTGCATGATTACATGGTGAAAAATGGATACACAGATGGCATAACAGCTAACAATCTCCTAATAAACATGTATACGAAGTGCGGTGAATTATTGGCTTCAAGGGAAGTTTTTGACAGTATGAAAAGTAGAGATTTAGTGTCTTGGAACTCTATGATTAGTGGTTATGCTGAAAATGAATTTTATGAGGAAGCAATAGAGCTTTTCAACATGATGAAGATGGAATTGGAGCCTGATTCCATCACTTATGTGATTCTTTTAACATTGTGTACACAATATACTAACAGATATTTTGCGACACAGCTACATTGCACTCTCTTAAAGCAAGGATTTGATTCCATCATAACTGTGGGTAACTCACTCATAGATATGTATGCCACAGTTGGAGAACTGGACAATTCTTTGAAACAATTTGAGAACATGGAAGCTCGGGATGTAGTGACATGGAATACTATTATAGCTGCTTGTGGTCATTGCGAAGACTGTAGTTTAGGTTTAAGAATGATCAGTAGAATTTGGACTGAAGGAATTACTTTTGAGGTACCTACCCTGTTGAGCACCTTATCGTCGTGTTCCTTTCTAGGTGCCAAACGTCAAGCTAATGAGTTGCATGGCTGCATTTTCAGGCTAGGTTTAGAGTCAGATGTTTCAATTGGCAATGCAGTGATTGAAATGTACTCCAAAAGTGGAATTTTGTGGTACTCCATGAGGGTTTTTAAGCTCATGAAAACAAAGGATGTCATATCGTGGACTGCACTGATCTCTGCATATGGAATGTACGGTGAAGGAATGGAAGCTCTAAAAGTTTTTCAGAGGATGAAGAAAGTTGGTATTGCTCCTGATCATGTTGTGTTTGTTGCTATATTGTTTGAATTTAGCCATTCTGGTTTGGTGCAAGAAGGATGGGATTGCTTTTACCAAATGAAGAATGACTATAGTATTGAGCCAAGGAAAGAACATTATGCATGCATGGTTGATCTTCTATCTCGATCTGGCCTGTTAGCTGAAGCAGAGGATTTCATCCTTTCGATGCCACAAAAACCAGATGCAAGTATATGGGGAGCTCTGCTTAGTGCTTGCCGATGCAGTGGAGATATTAAGATTGCTGAACGTGTGTCAAAACGTCTACTTGAATTAAATTCAGATGATCCAGGATATCATGTTTTAGCATCAAATGTTTATGCTGCCTTAGGGAAGTGGGATAAAGTCAAAATGATAAGAAAATCCTTGAGAGCAAGAGGCCTGAAAAAGCAACCTGGATTCAGTTGGTTGGAGATTCAAAATAGGGTTTATATTTTTGGCACCGGACACAGGTTCTTTGAACAGTACAAAGAGTTGCATGATTTCCTTGTTGTCCTTTCAGATCTAATGCCCAAGGAAGGTTATGTGGCTGATCTAAGATTTGCCTTGCATGATGTTGAAGATGATGAAAAGGTTGAAATGCTTTGTGGGCATAGTGAAAGGCTTGCCATTGCATTTGGTGTGTTGAATACAGAACCAGGTTCCCCTTTGCAAATAATGAAGAACCTACGTGTTTGTGGAGATTGCCATACTGCAACCAAATATATATCGAAGATCTTGCAACGAGTAATTTTAGTCAGAGATGCAAATAGGTTTCATTTATTCAAGGATGGAACTTGTAGCTGTGGAGATCATTGGTGA